The sequence below is a genomic window from Microbulbifer hydrolyticus.
AGTGGGCGGGGCTGAATGCGCTGGTCGATAAATGCGGCCACGTCCTCTTTGGGCGCGCGGTGGTCTCCGCCTTGTTGGGGCTGACTCTTATCGGTGTACCCTTTGCCGCTCCACATATACAGGGTGTGCTTGGCCTCGGTTACCATCTGGTCCGTAATGTTTGGCAGTGGATAATCGATATTCGCGCTACCGCGGCTTTGCTGCGCTGTTTTGGCTTCGTTCGACAATTCGATGGATATGGTGTCCATTATGGACTCCAACAACTGGCGGTAATTACTCGTGGGGCTCCGCTCAGCCTGTCGATAGGGGTTGCCCGCATTGCGCAACCATTGAGTGACCATGAAGTGCCCCATGACACAATACTGGTGGTCGATTGGGGTCAACCAGAAAAAGTCCTGTGCACCAGTCCACAATGGTTGGGTTTCAAAATACAACCATTCAGTTCCATTCCTTTCTAACCACTGGCTGTTTATAGGTGATAGATAATTTGGCCACTGATATTGGGTCAGGTCAAATGGGTCCCTATTCTCAGCGTGCCCCTTGTGATAGCACCCAATATCTGTGGTTTCGTGCAGGCGACGTACCAGGTCGACCATAGCCGATCGGGCAAATAAGCTCTGGTTTACCGGAAGATCGCTCACCTTCAGCACGCTGAGGCGCAGCACCAGGTCTCCTACGGTCGCAGTATCGAGAATGGGCCTTCCGGAGAAATTCCAGCCACTTAGCCAGAGTGGCACATCCAAGACTCCGTTTTCGCAGCCATCCTTTTCAAAAGGCTTAAAGATACTCGCATCGCAAAGGTCGAAGGTATTCGGTTGCTCCTCCAAACCGCTGCGCCCTCGTAAGGGAAGCCGTAACATCGGCGCGGACAGTCGAATTTGGGTACCGGAAATATCCTTCTCCACGTGCTGCAGGTTGCGCCACGCTGGGCCTTTTGGATTTTTCTCATTGCCGAAAAACATGGCGGTACCCACTTAGCTGCGTTTACGAAAGCGATTCAGCCAAACACCGAACTGATGACCAGGGTTTTTATAGTAACTCTCTCTGGCGCCCGGTAGAGAAGCGATAAGGATACTAGCCCCCAAAATCGCCAGGCTTCCGGGAATGCCTGCAGTGGAGATCATCGCGGTTGCAGCGCCAGTGATAAAAAGTCCTTTGGTCCCGGTCTGCCACAAAAGGTCTCCACCTTTACCCAGTAACTCGTCTTTCTCAGTACGATGGCGCAGCTCATCAGCCAAACAAAGCAGTGGAGCGACGCCAAAATGCAAACCTCCAATTACCTGTGCCGGCCCCGGTGCAGTGTTGTGCCAGGTGTTGTCTTTGGTATCCATATTGATGGACTGGCGCACTCGATCAGCAACTACATGACTGGCGGATGCATCGCTGAGAAAAATTTTCTGGCGCTCCTCCAGGTTGACCTTTTTACGCTCCAGCTGCTGCATGGCTTCTGTTAAAACCCAGGCTCCGTGCTTGTGCGCTGTCCATTCCACATACAACTGCTTCTTGTGGGCTTCATACATGTGCTGAGCCAAGACCCGAGAGGCCTGCCGTTGCTCGTCTGTGCCATTAAGACCCAAGCTTTTTATCGGGACCCACTCACTGACCAAAGCACTTGACCCGGAAGGTACATAGAGAAGTTGAAACCCTGTATTTTCAAGGTTCGCTCTCTTCCCGTCTTCACCGCGAGCCATGTGTTCTCCCAGAGTCGCAGCCGCATGAAGAAGGTCACTGCTGTGACCATTTACCCCAACTTTTAACGGACTCGCTTTTTTCCCTGCCATTTTTGGCGTTGGCGCCAATTGCGGCATAGGATCCGCGCCGTCCTGCATCCACTGGTCGCCGGAACGATGTTTGACTCGCCACAGCGCAGGTCGCCGCTCCTCACGGGCATCTTTCGCTGCCAGCCGAATATCCACAATCTCCACATCCGTCTGGCAGTCCCCATAGTAACTGTTCAGCTCATACTCAATCTCAAATCCCCCGGCCACCAGTAAGCGGCGGGTGGGTTGATTGGGTTTGAGCATGCTGTTGACGGGGCTGGCAGGGCCGCGCAGGCTTTCTACCGCTTTGATGAGGGTTTGTGCGTGATAGCCTTCGCTACTTTGTCGGGAACTCAGCTGACGAAAGTTGTCCAGCAGCTGTTGGTGGCTGCCATTAGCAAAGATGGCACGCCCGGAGCTGCGGCTGCCCCAGGCCTGCAGGGCATTGGATGGCTGATTGGGAGAATGAACGGCTGGCGGCAGTCCCATGGCAAATTCCTTCTGCGAACGGGTTTTCCTCAGAGTTTATGTCGGTAAAACCGATAGCTGCAGAAGGTTATCAAAGGCCGGGAGATACCGGCAAAAATAGTTGGGGTACGGAAGTCCAAGGTAGAAGTTAGTCTGCCCACCACAAGCGCGCCTTCAACCCCCATTCCGACGTCATTCCCGACGTTACCGCGCTGACATTACCTTCCGTGTCCACGATGGCAATCGAGGGGGTTACCTGTAGTCCCCAGCCGGCGCTGAGTGCACCCGCTGGGTCGTTGATGGTGCGGAACTTCAGATTGTGTTTTTGCTGGTAAGTGGCCACTTCTTCCGGAGTGCCCGATTGCAGGGCAATCGAGATGACCTGGTGATCACCTGACAGGTTCGAGACTGCCGGCGAAACCACGCGGCAGTATCCGCACCAGGTAGCCCAGAAGTAAATCAGTACCGGACCTTTTTCCGTCATCTTCTGCAAGCTGACAGGCAGGCCGTTGATGTCCGGGGCGACAAGCTCCGGGGCCTGGCCTTTGGGCATATTGCGGCTGTGGTACCAGGACACGGCAGTGACAACGATTGCTGCGAGTACCGCAAACTTCGCCACTGACCACAGCGCGCCACCGATCTTCATTTCCCCGCTCCCTCTGTTCCCTTTATCGTCGGCCCTTCAGCCAATGGGGCCAGGCGCACTACCTGAATCTCGTCACCGGCATAGCGCCACTGCAAATTGAACCCGCACAGCTCCATACCGTAAATCCGCTGCGGATCCGGTTGCTGATAAGCGGGCTTGGGGTCCTGTGCAAGCACCTGCCTGATCAGGGCAGCAAGGTCTGTTCCCCAGTCATCGCGATAGCCCTGTGCGACCTGCACAATCTCATCCGGCAGATGCACGCTCGCCCCTTCCGGTGCAGACTCCGCCAGTTCACTGGTGGCACTGGCAATACTGTCGGCGTAGGGAATATAGGGTTTTATATCCAGGATGGGTGTGCCATCCAGGAGGTCGGCGCCAGCGACGATCAGTTCTACCTTCGGCTGGATGCGCACTTCGACCAGGCGCACCACGGAGAGACCGATGTTGTTGGGACGAAACGGCGAGCGGGTGGCGAATACGCCGAGCTTTTTATTACCGCCAAGGCGCGGCGGGCGCACCTTGGGTGACCACTGGCCGGCGACCTGATGAAACTGCCAGGTAAGCCAGAGGTGGCTGTGCTGCTCGAGACCGGCGACCGCATCCGGATCGTTGAACGGCGGCAGCAGCTCAAGGGACGCGCGGCTGGCATCCGCCAGCAGGGGCTGGCGCGGGATACCGAATTTTTCAGTGAAGCAGGAGTGCGTGGTGGCAATGGGGACTATGTTCAAACCCGTGTTTAACTGCGCGTTCAAATGCCACCCATACTAAATCCCGCCCATACACAGGTATTTGATTTCCAGGTAGTCGTCGATGCCGTATTTGGAACCTTCACGGCCGGAACCGGACTCCTTGATACCGCCGAAGGGAGCCATTTCGTTGGAAATGATACCTTCGTTGATGCCGACCATGCCGTATTCCAGCCCCTCGGCCACGCGCCAGATACGGCCGATATCGCGGGAATAGAAATAAGAGGCGAGACCAAACTCGGTGTCGTTGGCCATGCGGATGGCCTCTTCTTCCGTGGAGAATGTATACAGCGGTGCGACGGGCCCGAAGATCTCCTCCTTGAACAGCTGCATAGTGTCGTCCACGCCGGACAGTACCGTGGGGGTATAGAAGCACTCACCCATGTCGCTGGGGCCGCCGTCGTTGAGGTTTTTCGCCCCCTTGCTGACCGCGTCGTCCACCAGGGCCTTCACATCTTCAACCGCACCGGAGTTGATCATGGGGCCGACTTCCACACCCTCTTCCACACCATTGCCCATCTTCAGGGCGCTGACAGCCGCGGTGAATTTCTTGGCAAACTCTTCGTACACGCCTTCCTGCACAAAAATGCGGTTGGCGCAGACGCAGGTCTGGCCGGCGTTGCGGTATTTGCAGATGATTGCGCCTTTCACCGCTTCATCGAGATCCGCATCGTCGAACACGATAAACGGCGCGTTGCCGCCGAGTTCCATGGAGGTTTTCTTGATGGTGTCGGCGCACTGGGCCAGCAGCTGCTTGCCCACCGCGGTGGAGCCGGTAAAGGTGAATTTGCGCACCAGCGGGTTGCCGGTCATCTCGGCGCCGATTTCCCGCGAGCTTTTGCCCACAACGACATTGAACACGCCTTTGGGGACGCCGGCTTTCTCTGCCAGTACCGCCAGCGCCAGCGCGGACAGCGGAGTCTCCGAGGCGGGCTTGGCAATGAAGGTACAGCCAGCAGCGAGTGCGGGGGCGACCTTGCGCGCGATCATGGCACTGGGGAAGTTCCACGGGGTAATCGAGGCAGTGACACCCACGGGCTGCTTGACCACCACGATGCGCTTGTCTTTGCTGGGAGGGGCGATGACGTCGCCGTAGGCGCGCTTGGCTTCCTCGCTGAACCATTCCAGGTAGTTGGCGCCGTAGGTGATTTCGGTTTTGGCTTCCGTGAGCGGCTTACCCTGCTCCGCCGTGAGGATGGCCGCGAGGTCATCGACATTGTCGATGATGAGGTTGTACCAGTCGCGCAGGATTTTGGCGCGCTCTTTCACCGTAAGCTCGCGCCAGGCGGGCCAGGCGTCGTTCGCCGCCTCGATGGCCCGGCGGGTTTCATCCGCACCACAGGAGGCAATGGTAGCGACTACCTCGCCATTGGCCGGATTGACGACGTCGAGGGTGTTGCCGGAATCAGCGTCTGCCCACTGGCCGTTGATATAGGACTGTTTGCGCAGCAGGTCGGGGTTGTTCAGTTTCAGCATGGTCGTCGGTCCTTGTTGTTGCTGCTTGTGCCGTAGTGGCACAGTTACCTGTGCCCTGGCATCCAACTTTCGTTGTTCGCAATTCTAGCCTTCAGCAGATTTTTCTGCCCTTACCTAGAGGGTATTGCGGCGCCCCGTGGCGATTTCAACCGAGCTCAACCGAATTCAATCGCCTGTCTATTTTTTCTTCTTCACAAACTTCATCAGGCGGCGCTTCTTCGATTTCTGGCGGTCGCTGAGTTTATTTTTCTTGCCCGCGAAGGGGTTGTCACCGGTCCGGAATTCGATTTTCACCGGGGTTCCGTGGAGGTCCAGCGCCTTGCGGAAGGTTTTTTCCAGGTAACGCGTGTAGTGGTTCGGTACCAGTGCGGTCTGGTTGCCGTGAATCACGATGACCGGAGGATTCTGTCCACCGGCATGCGCATAGCGCAGCTTGATGCGATGGCCATTTACCAGCGGCGGCTGGTGCTCACTCACCGCCCACTGCAGGATGCGCGTCAGGTGGTTGGTGGACAGCTTGTCGGTGGCAGACTGATATGCGTCTTCAATGGACTTGTACAGGTTGCCAACGCCGGTACCGTGGAGCGCGGAGATAAAGTGGATATCCGCAAAATCCACAAAGCGCAGGCGGCGTTCCAGTTCGGTCTTGACGAAGTCGCGGTGGTCCGGGTCGAGTCCGTCCCATTTGTTCAGCGCCACTACCAGGGCGCGGCCCGCCTGGATGACGCTGCCCATCAGGTGCAGATCCTGATCCACCAGGCCTTCGCTGGCGTCGATCACCAGTACCACCACGTTGGCATCTTCCACCGCCTGCAGGGTTTTGACGATGGAGAATTTCTCCACCGATTCCTTGACGTTTTTGCGGCGGCGGATGCCCGCGGTGTCGATGATGGTGTACGGTTTTTCGTCGCGGGTATAGTTGATGTACACACTGTCGCGGGTGGTACCGGGCTGGTCGAAGACCACCACGCGGTCTTCGCCGAGCAACCGGTTCACCAGGGTGGATTTACCCACATTGGGGCGTCCGACGATGCCAATCTTGATACCGGTGGCTTCTTCCTCCGCGCCCTCTTCATCCGGCGCCGGTAACCCCTCGACCAGGCGCTCCATCAGGGAGCGCACGCCGCGGCCGTGGGTGGCCGTGGTAGGGAAAAGCTCGCCGATACCGAGTTCATAGAACGGCGCCAGGGCGATGTCCGGGTTTACCCCGTCCACCTTGTTCGCCACCAGGATAGTGGGTTTGGAGCGGGTGCGCAGGCGCTCGGCGATCATGTCATCCGCCGGGGTCAGGCCTGCGCGGCAATCCACCAGAAACAGCACAAAGTCCGCCTCTTCAATGGCCTGCATGGACTGCTGGGCCATGGCGGCATCGATGCCCTCTTCGTCGCCACTGATGCCGCCGGTATCCACCAGGATCATTTTGTGGCCGTCGAACTCCGCTTCACCGTATTTGCGGTCGCGGGTGAGGCCGGCATAGTTCGCCACCAGGGCGTCGCGGCTTTTGGTAAGCCGATTAAACAGGGTGGATTTACCCACATTGGGGCGCCCTACCAGGGCAATTACAGGCAACATATTCGGATCTACTCGGGGCAAAACAGTTTTGCCAGAAATACGAACGCCCGCAGGAGTGCGGGCGATTCAGGTTTGCCTGCAAAGCAGGCTCCTAGGGCGGGCCCGAAAGCCCGCCAAAATCAGACGTTTATCGCTCGAGGCGCAGCGCCACCAGCTCACCGTCGTCAGACAGAGCGAACAGCAGGTCGCCGTCGGCCAGCAGCGGAATACGCACCGGATCGCGGTCGATACGGGTGCGGCCCACAATGCGACCGGTGGATGGATCCAGCGCATGCAGGTATCCGTCCAGATCGCCGACCACCACCACATCACCGAAGTACGCCGGCCCGCTCAGCTGGCGGCGCAGCAGTTCGCTGTTGGTCCATTGAACTTGCCCATTACCCACATTGTAGGCGTGGACAGTACCATCGGCGCCGCTCAAGAATACCTGGCCCGCACCCACGGTCACACCGTGGTTGGTTGAGGCGTCACGAGCCCAGAGGCCGCGGCCATCATCCCGGGACAACGCAACCGCGCGCCCCTGGTAGCTGGCGGCAAATACCAGTTCACCGCGCACCAGTGGGGTGCCGTCAACATCAACCACCCGGTCCAGTTCCGCGGTCCCCTGGGGAATGGCCACGCGCTGTTCCCAGCGGGTGAGGCCATCGGCCGCATTCAGTGCGATCAGCTTGCCGTTATCCAGGCCGGCAAACACCATACCGGCAGAAATCACCGGGCTGGCGGTGCCGCGCAGGGTCAGTACCGGCAGTACGGTGTTGTGACGCCAGCGCTGCTCACCGGTAGTGGCGTCCAGGCCGAGCAGTTTACCGTCGACGGTCTGCACCACAACCATGCCGGAGCCTACCGCCGGGGTAGCAACCACTTCGCCGCTCAGCTGGGTGGTCCAGCGCTGGCTGCCGTCATTCAGGTTCAGGGCGACAATACGGCCTCGGTAGTCCGCTACCACAGCGATCCCCAGACCTACACCAACACCGCCACTGATGGACTGGTCGATATCCACTTTCCACTGGCGCTTGCCACTGGTGCGATCAAAAGCAAAAACATCACCATCGCTGTTCGCCGCGATGACCTTGCCGTCGATAATGCCCGGCTTGAGCATGGCGTAGCGCAGCGCGTCGATGTCGCCAATGCCCTGCGACCAGACTTCGCGCAGCTGGACGCTCTCGCTGATTTCCATCAGCTCCACGGGGTCTGTGTCTTCCTTTTCATCGTTGGAAGCACAGGCACTGATCACCGCGGCCAGGGCCACGGCTGCGATCCGGTTAAGCGCCTTGTGAGTAGCTATCATTGCGCGTTGCTCTCCTTGTCCGCTTCGCTTGCATCGTCAGCTTGTTCAGCCGGTGCTTCGTCCTGCGCATTTTCGTCGGTGGCCTGCGGCGCTTCGCCAAGGCCTTCAATTTTCAGGTCCAGCAGGCGCGAGCTGGCAGCCTGCTCAGGCAGCAACTGCGCGCGGGCTTCCTGGTAGGCGGCGCGGGCAGCGTCTTTGTCGCCCTGCTGCACCAGAATATCGCCACGGGTTTCTGCGTAGAGCGCGGCAAACGATGGCGGAACGTCACCTTTCAGCAGCTCAAGCGCTTCGTTAGTTTCACCGCGAGCGGCCTTGACCGCCGCCAGGCGACGTTTGGCCAGCAGCGTGAGCGCGTCGTCATCGCTGTTATCGACCACCCACTGCAATTCTTTGGCAGCCGTTTCCAGGTCGTTTTTCTCCGCGGCCAGTGCCGCGAGTTGCAGCGACGCCTGCGCAGCGTAAATACGTTTCGCGTAGTCGTCTTTCAGCTCACGGGCCAGCGACTGTGCGGTGGTCAGCTGCTTGTTGTCCGGCTTGCCTTCATTAGCGGATAGCGCTTCAACAAAACCCTGGTAGACGTTGGAGGCCGCTTCCGCTTCACCGCGCTCCTTGCCCTGCCACCACTGCCAGCCAAAGTAACCGGCCAGCGCCAGTACGACGCCGGTGACGATGCCGGTGCCGTTTTCTTTCCACCAGCGTTTGAGCGATTCAATCTGTTCTTCTTCGGTCAAATGGTCAGCCATTTCTTATTCGCCTTATTTTTAAATCCAATACTTAATTCGGTCTTGAAGGGCGATCTGTTGATCGCCAGTGGGCGCTTTGCGCCTCACGCCTGTAGAATTTTCGGCAACTCTGCCAGAGCCACGGTCTGCTGCTCGGTGTCTGCGCGCAGGGACTTGACTGTCACCTGCCCCGCCGCCGCTTCGTCTTCGCCGATAATCAACGCGAAATCCGCATTGCTCTTGTCGGCCTTCTTCATCTGGCTCTTGAAGCTGCCACCCCCACAGTGGGTCTGCAACCGCAACCAGGGCAGGTCGCTGCGCAGTTGCTCTGCCGCGGCCAGGGCTGCGGATTGTACATCACCTACGGCAACCAGATAGGCGTCTACCTGCTGATTCAGGGTGTCGGGCAGCGCCTCCAGGGTTTCCAGCAAGAGCACCAGGCGCTCCACGCCCAGCCCAAAGCCTACCGCCGGGGTGGACTTGCCTCCCATCTGCTCGACGAGGCCGTCGTAACGGCCACCGGCACACACCGTTCCCTGGGCACCGAGGCTGTCCGTCACCCATTCGAAAACGGTCTTGCCATAGTAGTCGAGCCCGCGCACCAGGCGCGGATTTACCTCATAGACCACGCCGGCCGCGTCCAGGAACGCGCGCAGCTGATCAAAGTGCGTACGGGATTCCTCATCGAGGAAGTCCAGTAGACAAGGCGCATCCGTCAGCAGTTCCTGAGTCTCGGGGTTTTTGCTGTCGAGGATACGCAGCGGGTTGCGTTCCAGGCGACGCTGGCTGTCTTCATCCAGCTGATCCTTGCGCGCCGACAGGTACTCCACCAGTGCGTCGCGGTAGGCGGCGCGGCTCTCACTGTTGCCGAGAGAATTCAGCTGCAGGGAAACGTGATCGGCGATGCCGAGCTGCTTCCAGATGCGTGCGGTCATCATCAGCATTTCGGCGTCGATATCCGGGCCTTCGATGCCGAACACCTCCACACCAAACTGGTGGAACTGGCGCAAGCGGCCCTTCTGCGGGCGCTCGTAGCGGAACATGGGGCCGAAGTACCACAGGCGCTGCGGCTGGATCAGCAGGTTGTTCTGAACCGCCGCACGCACGGTACCTGCGGTGCCCTCCGGGCGCAGGGTCACACTGTCACCGCTCTTATCATCGAAGGTGTACATTTCCTTTTCGACGATGTCGGTGGCCTCGCCCACTGCGCGCGCGAACAGCTGAGTGGCTTCCAGCAGCGGCGTGCGGATTTCACTGTAACCGTAACGGGCGAAGAGTTCGCTCAGGGTACTTTCAACGTATTGCCACACCGGGGATTGGGTGGGCAGCAGGTCGTTCATGCCGCGGATGGCGCGAAGTTGTTTCAAGAGTGGTCCTTACTTCCAATTTACGGTCATGCCGGCAGCGGCCGGCGAGACTTATTCTGCGGTTTCTTTCGCGATGATGCTGGCTTCTGAGCGGGCCTTGGCATCGGCCTTCTCGCGGATCAGCTTTTCCAGATCATCCACCAGATTGTCATTCTTGAACTTGCGGTCCGGTTGACCGTCCACATAAATGGCATGGCTGGGGGTTCCGCCCGCCAGGCCGATATCCGCCTCTTTGGCCTCACCCGGGCCATTGACGATGCAACCGATCACCGCCACATCCAGCGGCGTGGTGATGTCCTCAAGCCGGGTTTCCAGCTCGTTCATGGTTTTCACCACATCGAAGTTCTGGCGCGAACAGCTGGGGCAGGCGATAAAGTTGATGCCCTTGGTGCGCAGGCGCAGGCTCTTCAGCAGGTCCCAGCCCACTTTCACTTCTTCCACCGGGTCGGCGGCCAGAGAGACCCGCAGGGTATCGCCGATGCCATCCAGCAGCAGCGCGCCGAGGCCGATAGCAGATTTCACGGTGCCGGCACGCAGGCCACCGGCTTCGGTGATACCCAGGTGCAGCGGCTGCTCGATCTGGGTAGCGAGTTTGCGGTAAGCGGCGGTCGCCATAAAGATATCGGAGGCCTTAACACTGACCTTGAAGTCCTGGAAATTGAGGCTGTCCAGGATATCCACGTGGCGCAGGGCCGACTCCACCAGGGCGTCCGGGGTGGGCTCGCCGTATTTCTTTTGCAGGTCCTTTTCCAGGGAGCCGGCATTTACCCCGATCCGGATCGGGATGTTCAGGTCCCGCGCCTTGTCGACCACCGCGCGAATACGTTTCTCGCGACCAATATTGCCCGGATTGATCCGCAGGCAGTCCACCCCCAGGTCGGCAACCCGCAGGGCGATGCGGTAGTCGAAGTGGATGTCCGCCACCAGCGGTACATTGACCTGCTTCTTGATTTCACCGAAGGCCTCGGCGGCATCCATGGAGGGAACGGATACCCGCACGATATCGGCGCCGGCGCGCTCGAGCCGCTGGATCTGATCCACAGTAGCGGCGACGTCGCAAGTCTCGGTATTGGTCATACTCTGCACCGAAATGGGTGCACCACCACCGACCGGCACATTGCCCACCATGATCTGACGCGATACGCGGCGAACTATGGGTGACTCGAATTGCATAAACAGCACCTGCGTTGGCTTTTCAGCGGGGAAATGAGATGACCAAAATTGGGGGGGATTATAGATAGATTGGGCGCAAACCTACAGAGGCTGCGCCCATCGAAGAAGTCCAGCAACCGGAAGAATCAGCCGCCCACGACAAGCTTGCGGGTACGCCGGTTGCCCAGAGGGGCGCTTTCCACCTCCTCCCCCGCATAGCTGACGGTGGTGGCTGCAGCATTGCCCAGCATCAGGCTGAACGGCGCCTCGCCGCTGACCTCAACGGTGGAGCCCGCCGGTTGCAGTCTGGCGAGAATCTTGCTGCCTGTCGCATCGGTGACCTCCACCCAGGACTCCTCGCTGAAAGTGAGCGCGAGTGCGGCGCCAGAAGCGGATTCAGCGGGTGCCTGGGGCTCCACTATCGGCTCGGGCTCATTCCGCGGTTGGGACACCGCCGTCTGCGCCGGCACTTCCGGCTCTGCAGCTACCTGTGCGGGCTCCTGTGCGACCTGAACAGGCTCAACCACCGGCTGTGCCGGAGCCTCTGATACCGTTTCCACCGCTTCCGCCGCGGATTCCAGATCTGCGCTTTCAATCGCACTGCTCGCAAACTCGCCCAGTTCGGCATCGGTTTGCGGCTCGAAATCCTCGGCCACCTCGGACTCAGATACGTCCGCAGCGGATGCAGCAAACATTTGCCCGCTCAATTGATCCTCAACCGGCTCTGCAGCTGTTTCGGTGCCGGCAGGCAGCTGCTGCGGATCCGTGACCCGCTCCACCTGCGCCAGGTGCTGGCCGCCATTACCTTGGAACCACCAGTAGCCTCCAACCGCCGCAGCGACAACCAGCAGCAACAGCGGACGAAACGCCGCGCCACTACTGGAGCCAGTGCTTCCCCCCACGACCGAGCCCTTGGGCATCTGCGGTACGCGCGGGGTGGAATCTGCGGGAACCTGCTTGGCATAAGCCGCGAGCGCCGGAGCTTCGTCAGCCCCCAGCTCTTTGCAGATATTGCGGATATAACCGCGTACGTAGGTGGCACCGGGAAAACGGTCAAACTCGTCGCGCTCCAGCGCCTCGAGCTTGTCGGGGGTCATACACAGGCGACCAGCCAATTCAGCACTGGTAAGACCCGCCTTTTGACGAGCCTCTAGAAGAAGGGCTCCGACGGAAGCGGCCTGGTCTTGCACCGCGGTGGCTTCAGATTGTTCTGTGTTCTGGTTACTGCTGCTCATTTTCGGCCATCATCTGCTGGTATTTCAGCGTTTCTTCTGAATAGGGAAAGAGATTTTTCAGCGCCAGGGCATAACTCCTTTCCTTGTCCCGATTGCCAAAGACTTTTTCAATGCGAATCCCCAACCATAGGGACTGTGGAACCTGCCGGTTCTTCTCGCTGAAGCGATCCAGGTATTGCTTGGCCTGGGTGTACTCCTGCTTTTCAAACTTCAGCTCCGCCAACTCAAGCAATGCAATGGGCAGATCCGAGCTCAGCGCCAGCGCCTTTTTGAAGGCCTGCTCGGCACCATCCAGCTCGTGCAGTTTCAGCTCGGCGCGGCCGAGGTTGGCCAGGGCATAGGAGCGCCGGTTGTAAGCGAGGTCCTCGGAAGCCTCAAGGAACTGCTCTTTGGCGTCCAGGTAGCGCTCCTGCTGGTACAGAAATGCCCCGTAGTTCACACGTGCCATCGAGAAATCGCGGTCGTAGCGCAGGGCTTTCTTGAAATGGGATTCCGCCACCGCAAGCTCGCCATCGGCCTGGTACAGCAGCGCCAGGCCATGGTGGGCCTGGGGGTCTTTTTTGCCCAGGCTCAACGCTTGCTGGAAGTGGTGGCGGGCCATTTCACGGTTGTCGCCACCGCTCTGGAGGTAGCGCAGCCCAAGCTGAACGTGGGTTTCACGCGCCTTGTCGAGATCAACCTGCTTGCCACCGGGGCCAGTGGTTACGCAGCCCCCCAAAATCAGGGAAACGAGTAACCCGGCAATCGCGACCGGATTGGAAATTCTTGCTAACACGAGCCTCACCTTGTAGTTATCGGGTGCGTACAGCGATCCGCACGCCGCATCCATTCGGCGATGCCCAGGGAAGTCCTGGTATGAGTCAAGCCTGGTTGACGATCTTTACCGGGCGCTCGGCGTTGCGGTAACGCTCAGAACGGCGGGTGCGGTCGTTCACCTGGCCAGCCAGCTGACCACAGGCCGCAGCGATATCATCGCCCCGGGTGGTACGCACGGTTACGGTATAGCCTTTGTCCAACAAAATCTGTTGAAAACGTCGCAATGCGTTGTTGCTGACCCGTTGATAATCGGACAGCTCAAACGGGTTGAAGGGTATCAGATTTATCTTGACCGGCACATCGCGCAGCAACTCTGCCAGCTGCTCGGCATGCTCCGGGCGGTCGTTCACTTCCCGGATCATGGTGTACTCGATGGTCATCTTGCGATGATTGTCCGGCATATTCTCGATATAGCGCTTGGCGCTGTCGAGCAGCATGGCAATGGGGTACTTCTTGTTGATCGGCACCAGTTCATTGCGCAGCTCGTCATTGGGCGCGTGCAGGGAGATCGCCAGGCTCACGTCGGTTACCTGGGCCAGGCGGTCGAGGGCCGGAACCACACCGGAAGTGCTCAGGGTCACCCGACGCTTGGAGATGCCGTAGGCGTTGTCTTCCATCATCAGGTTCATGGCATCGACCACATTGTCGAAGTTGAGCAGGGGCTCACCCATACCCATCATCA
It includes:
- a CDS encoding YfgM family protein, with translation MADHLTEEEQIESLKRWWKENGTGIVTGVVLALAGYFGWQWWQGKERGEAEAASNVYQGFVEALSANEGKPDNKQLTTAQSLARELKDDYAKRIYAAQASLQLAALAAEKNDLETAAKELQWVVDNSDDDALTLLAKRRLAAVKAARGETNEALELLKGDVPPSFAALYAETRGDILVQQGDKDAARAAYQEARAQLLPEQAASSRLLDLKIEGLGEAPQATDENAQDEAPAEQADDASEADKESNAQ
- the hisS gene encoding histidine--tRNA ligase, whose translation is MKQLRAIRGMNDLLPTQSPVWQYVESTLSELFARYGYSEIRTPLLEATQLFARAVGEATDIVEKEMYTFDDKSGDSVTLRPEGTAGTVRAAVQNNLLIQPQRLWYFGPMFRYERPQKGRLRQFHQFGVEVFGIEGPDIDAEMLMMTARIWKQLGIADHVSLQLNSLGNSESRAAYRDALVEYLSARKDQLDEDSQRRLERNPLRILDSKNPETQELLTDAPCLLDFLDEESRTHFDQLRAFLDAAGVVYEVNPRLVRGLDYYGKTVFEWVTDSLGAQGTVCAGGRYDGLVEQMGGKSTPAVGFGLGVERLVLLLETLEALPDTLNQQVDAYLVAVGDVQSAALAAAEQLRSDLPWLRLQTHCGGGSFKSQMKKADKSNADFALIIGEDEAAAGQVTVKSLRADTEQQTVALAELPKILQA
- the ispG gene encoding flavodoxin-dependent (E)-4-hydroxy-3-methylbut-2-enyl-diphosphate synthase, whose protein sequence is MQFESPIVRRVSRQIMVGNVPVGGGAPISVQSMTNTETCDVAATVDQIQRLERAGADIVRVSVPSMDAAEAFGEIKKQVNVPLVADIHFDYRIALRVADLGVDCLRINPGNIGREKRIRAVVDKARDLNIPIRIGVNAGSLEKDLQKKYGEPTPDALVESALRHVDILDSLNFQDFKVSVKASDIFMATAAYRKLATQIEQPLHLGITEAGGLRAGTVKSAIGLGALLLDGIGDTLRVSLAADPVEEVKVGWDLLKSLRLRTKGINFIACPSCSRQNFDVVKTMNELETRLEDITTPLDVAVIGCIVNGPGEAKEADIGLAGGTPSHAIYVDGQPDRKFKNDNLVDDLEKLIREKADAKARSEASIIAKETAE
- a CDS encoding RodZ domain-containing protein, which gives rise to MSSSNQNTEQSEATAVQDQAASVGALLLEARQKAGLTSAELAGRLCMTPDKLEALERDEFDRFPGATYVRGYIRNICKELGADEAPALAAYAKQVPADSTPRVPQMPKGSVVGGSTGSSSGAAFRPLLLLVVAAAVGGYWWFQGNGGQHLAQVERVTDPQQLPAGTETAAEPVEDQLSGQMFAASAADVSESEVAEDFEPQTDAELGEFASSAIESADLESAAEAVETVSEAPAQPVVEPVQVAQEPAQVAAEPEVPAQTAVSQPRNEPEPIVEPQAPAESASGAALALTFSEESWVEVTDATGSKILARLQPAGSTVEVSGEAPFSLMLGNAAATTVSYAGEEVESAPLGNRRTRKLVVGG
- the pilW gene encoding type IV pilus biogenesis/stability protein PilW — translated: MLARISNPVAIAGLLVSLILGGCVTTGPGGKQVDLDKARETHVQLGLRYLQSGGDNREMARHHFQQALSLGKKDPQAHHGLALLYQADGELAVAESHFKKALRYDRDFSMARVNYGAFLYQQERYLDAKEQFLEASEDLAYNRRSYALANLGRAELKLHELDGAEQAFKKALALSSDLPIALLELAELKFEKQEYTQAKQYLDRFSEKNRQVPQSLWLGIRIEKVFGNRDKERSYALALKNLFPYSEETLKYQQMMAENEQQ